The genomic window TCCAGGTGCCGGAAGGCCAGTCGGTTTGTCACTTCATGGGCGAGCCAGACGAGACGCGTCACATCTGGATGCAGAACCACGAAGCGGTGCTCTCTCCCTCCTGGAGCATTCACAGCGGCGCAGGCACCTCCAACTACATCTTCATCTGGGGCATGGCCGGTGAAAACCTCGACTACACCGATATGGATGTGCGCCAGCCCAACGAGCTGAAGTAGCTTTTTCGAATCACTCCTTAGTCCCTCATCTTATGAATAACGAACTATTCGATCTATCGGGCAAGGTTGCCCTCATCACTGGCGGCACGCATGGCATCGGCATGGCTATCGGCAAGAAGCTCGGTCAAGCCGGCGCCAAGATATGCGTGAACGACATCTCCGAGGAGAAGCTCGAGAGCTGCAAGGCGGAGTACGCCGAAGCGGGCATCGAGGTCTACACCTTGGTCTTCAACGTGACCGACGAAGCGGACGTGGACCGCGGCATCTCTCAGATCGAAAAGGAGGTCGGCGCCATCGACATCCTGGTCAACAACGCCGGCATCATCAAGCGTATCCCCATTTTGGAACAGTCCGTTGAGGACTACCGCACGGTGATCGACGTGGACCTCATCGCTCCCTACATCGTGGGAAAGCGCGTGGCTCCTGGCATGATCAAGAAGCGCGCTGGCAAGATCATCAACATGTGCTCCATGATGAGCGTTTACGGCCGCAACTCGGTTTCGGCCTACGCCTCCGCCAAGGGTGGCCTCAAACTGCTCACGGCCAACATGTGCTGCGAGTGGGCCAAGCACAACATTCAGGTCAACGGTATCGGCCCGGGCTACATCGCCACGGCGCAAACCGCTCCCATCCGCGAGGGCAACCATCCCTTCAACGATCTGGTCATGACCCGTACGCCAGCGGCTCGCTGGGGCGAG from Pelagicoccus sp. SDUM812003 includes these protein-coding regions:
- a CDS encoding gluconate 5-dehydrogenase, producing MNNELFDLSGKVALITGGTHGIGMAIGKKLGQAGAKICVNDISEEKLESCKAEYAEAGIEVYTLVFNVTDEADVDRGISQIEKEVGAIDILVNNAGIIKRIPILEQSVEDYRTVIDVDLIAPYIVGKRVAPGMIKKRAGKIINMCSMMSVYGRNSVSAYASAKGGLKLLTANMCCEWAKHNIQVNGIGPGYIATAQTAPIREGNHPFNDLVMTRTPAARWGEPEDVGNAALFLSSQASSFVNGHVLYVDGGILANFGYVKGENDLPDAELIDKATL